A segment of the Salvelinus namaycush isolate Seneca chromosome 3, SaNama_1.0, whole genome shotgun sequence genome:
tcagggcgtgagtttgagtgggtagtctatgttctgttttctatgttgttgtatatctatgtctggcctgatgtggttctcaatcagaggcagctgtcgatcgttgtctctgattgagaatcatatttaggtagcctattttcccactatgggttgtgggtgtttattttctgtctagtgtctgttcaccttacagaactgtttcgtttttcttatcgttgttattttgtgtagtgttcagtttgatattaaaatatgacgaacacttaccacgctgaattttggtcctcctctccttccaccaacgagaatAGTACCTTAATTTAATATCCTAGTGGTTATCGGCCCAACGctctagcctagtggttagtgcgttgggccagtaaccgaaaggttgctagattgaatccccaagctgacaaggtaaaaatctgtcgttctgcccctgaacaaggtataTAACCCACTGTGTctatgctgtcattgtaaataagacttttttcttaaatgacttgcctagttaagtaaaggataaataaataaaaataacatattagtgattgttttcaattaaaatagtaaaaaataaaccaaaatagcttcttagcaaagagaaaTTTCACAAGCAAGAATTTACCAAGGACCATCTGGGAGTGATCTGAGTGGGGAGTGGAAACCTGAAAATGAGCTGTTATTGGCTTCCTTATTGGTCTAATTACCATCTACCAtctatcccaccaaaacaggctgaaatttcaggtggtcttttcgaACAGTTCTTACACTAAAATATTGCAttttcataattttcacaatttcacagtactaTTCCAACCTCAATTTTACAGTATTATCTCTGTGTTGTGTGCTTATTCTTCCATTTATATATTCCATGTCATTTTATGAATCATAAATACATAATAGTTATATATATAATTTTAGtaacatttacaaatgtgggACTAATGAGTCATAAACGGTTAACGAAATGTCTGTAAATACCTTATAACTAAACGTTATTATAAAGTGTTTCCCATAATTTCATATTCTTACACTTTACACTAAACTTCTTGCACTACACCATTGAGTTAGACCTAGAGGTTATCTGATATAATTGAGTAACTTTACTACATTTGTTAAAAGCGTTGTGTCCCCATTGGGCCACAAAAGGGGTGACGTTAAACAATATATGAAATGATTCATGAAGTCCTCAAAATGTACTTTACTTTTACAGTACTTAAATACCTTACATGTCTGGACAGGAGTTGGCACCTCTCAGTTTTGGACCGTTTCGTTCATAAACCCATTTACCAGGATCCGGTACCTCGCAGGCATGAAAAATAATTGTCACTGTTTACAATGGTAAAATTCTACAACAAATAAAGCAATCATAGTTcaacgatttgatttgatttgtgttggGCAGGATCAGGTTCATGGTTTCTGCAACATTGTAGCCTATATAGACTAACACGTGGCCATTGTTGTGGTGAGAGAGAGTAGCGGGTCTATATctctcacatacagtgcattcagaaagtattcagaccccttgaatttttttccattttgttacgttacagccttattctaaaatggattaaataaatgtttttcctcatcaatctacacacaataccgaataatgacaaagcaaaagcaggtttttagaaattttccAAAGTATTAGATTTCTTATTTTTAAATAAGGTTTGcttgaaatttagctcaggtgcatcctgtttccattgatcatccttcagatatttctacaacttgattggagtccacctgtggtaaattcaattgattggatatgatttggaaaggcacacacctgtctatataaagttcaacagttgacagtgcatgtcagagcaaaaaccaagccatgagttcgaaggaattgtcctagTGTGccgagacagcattgtgtcgaggcacagatctggggaaaggtaccaaaacatttctgcagcattgaaggtcccaaaaaacacagtttggaaacaccaatactcttcctagagctggctacctggcaaaactgagcaatcgagggagaagggccttggtcagggaggtgaccaagaacccgatggtcactctgacagagctctagagttcctctgtggagatgggagaaccttccagaaggacaaccatctctgcagcactccaccaatcaaacctttatggtagagtggccagacggaagcagctcctcagtaaacggcacttggcagcccgcttggagattgccaaaaggcacctaaaggactctcagaccatgaaaaacaaaatgatctgatctgatgaaaccaagattgaactcattggcctgaatgccaagcgtcacgcttggaggaaacctggcaccatccctatggtgaagcatggtggtggtagcatcatgctgtggggatgtttttcagtgtcagggactgggagactagtcaggatcgagggaaaggtaaacagagcaaagtacagagagatccttgatgaaaacctgctccagagcactcaggacctcagacggggGCGAAGGGTCACCCTCCAACAGgagaacgaccctaagcacacagacaaaacaacaaaggagtggcttcgggactagtctctgaatgtccttgagtggcccagccatagcccagactggaacccgatcgaacatctctggagagacctgaaaatagctgtgcagcgacactccccatccaacctgacagagcttgagaggatctgcaagaAGAATGTGAAAATcccaccaaatacaggtgtgccaagcttgtagcttcatacccatgatgactcgaggctgtaatcgctgccaaaggtgcttcaacaaagtactgaatcaagggtctgaatgcttatgtaatttctttttttttgtaaaagtttttaaaaacccctttttgctttgccattatggggtattgtgtgtagattgatgagggaaaaaactatttaggacattttaggataaggctgtgacttagcaaaatgttgaaaaagtcaagggttccgaatactttccgaatgcactgtaactagaatgtgattcactttatatcatctctctccctctttgctctgatagacatgaaactgcaactctcatctctccagtgTTGCACTTCATCACGTATTTCCTTTCCATTGCCCATCACTGGTGAATGAGTTTGCGCATGAGTCAGTGCATCTCAAAAGCTTTTTAGGACTAtcatttcctcctcatattgtacatgatgtgtgtctccacacacctaggcctaggctattgatggattcaagacaaggtcatttttattgatctcagattctcagtttgtcattgtcaaagtagcctgtcatttaGATCATTTGTGAGGTGTTAAAAAGTATTCTAAAATGATGTAGAAtttgaaatgtgtttataaaacgTGACATTTTCCACAGACCCCTAGGCTACAAAAATGATCCCCATGTGTGCAATTTCTCCAAGCCCTCGACTCTACTGCTGTATGCCAGTACTCAAAATCGATGGTAATGCATGCAATGTTTTATTATAAAGATGATTTGTTTTCATTCGTTCTGGTACTTCAGAGCCCCCCAGGTCAAGGTTGGGCTCACTTTTTGCTCCGGCACCTCCCAATTTACAAATTAAACACTGCACAATCCTATAACCATAAAACGTTCTTCATATCACCTACAGCATAACTTTTGCTTATTTAGGGAGCCATTTATCATAACAGCATTGTATATGATACAACAACACCAGGTAATGGATATACAACAAATTCTTCTTCTTATTGTTATTTAGTAGTACAATAACGGATCAACAACAGCAACATAGAGGTCAATAGATTTATGACAGGATTGGATGTTGCTGAGCCCATCTAGCCTGTCATTCAGCATTAATGATAGTTAAGAGATGAGAGAAAATGTAAATTTTCTCAAATTCTGAACATTTTAATCTGGGAAAAGTGTTTTGGGTGGTGTATTAGTCACTCAAAGGCTATTTTACGTGGGAAAGAAGGTTACTGTGCAGGACCATTAACTGTTCTGGGTGATGTTAGTGCACAGTTTGGAACATAATCCAAAGCCTTAGGAGATATTACTTCAAGGCACATGTCAGTTGGCCAGTTTGTAGGAACATTGAAtagatttgtaaaaatgtctaactGAACTGAATTATGAAACATACTTCTTCAAGTTAAGGGAGACTTTGATTCAATTATATCATGGGGACAAATACTATTTGTCAGACATCAGAACAACCACACTGTACTCTGAACCAATCACCCTATTACAAAAAAAAGAGTAAGAAATGTGATTTCCAGTTCAGTTCAGTTATATCAATCAATTATATGAAAAGCATTTCAGTGATTACCATATAAAATAACATTTcacaccaaaaaatatatatatatattgaataaTTCACTATAACCCATTTAATCAAGTTAGCCCTCCTCAACAGCTTCAACAGTAGCTCCCAAACCCTTGGCACTAGGAACATTTATAATGCAAgtctaactactgtactgtgacATTTAACATACCTTGCACAAAATCCTGTCATTGTGTAAATCTTTATTTTGGGGCATTATTATTTATGTCATATTTGCATGTAGTTACATTTTACCATCACATTCTTACACAATACACCATTGAGTTAGACCTGGACGTTATCTTATATCATGCAGTAttgtacaggtaactgacaaaataatggaaacactccAGTAAATGAGGTATAGAGTTCCAGATTCTACAAGAGTGCCAAGGTGAATTGAAGTTGTTCTGGTTAGTGGTGTCCAAACGGCCTATTAAGATGCCTATTAATATGTAATTAATATTTACTTGGGCAGTTATATTTGCATTTCAACTTCACTACACTTGTTGAAGACATTGTGTTGCCAATGAGCCACTAGATGGTGGTGTTAAACAACATTTAGAATGATTAATGAAGTCCTGAAAATGTACATACCTTTTACAGTACTGATATACTATGTATCATTAAAAAACATGGAACAACCACAGACTTTGGTCTTTGGAATGTACAACCCAAAATTACTATGTCTTTTTAACAAGTTTATGCCTTCCCCAATTAACAACTCATTCCTGTCCCATCCTGTCAAATCATTCTGTATCAACAACACAATCTGAATCAACACCAAACGTGTCTATGATGACAACAAAAAATGGAGAAAAGTCATGTCAGTGTATTGTTACATGAAATAAGCAATTACAACAACAGTATAGTTTCAAATAACAATATCAAATCTGTTTGTCAAATTTAGGAATAAAAACAGAATTATGAATGCCTTAATTTTAGAGTTAAAATATGTTTAGCTGTCACTTTGAACCATGGATAAAAGAAAGCATAAATTATTGGATTAGTTAAGGAATTAAGAAATGGCAGAAAGCTTAAGTAAACTGATGATTGGTGAGAAAAAAACTGGATAAAAAAAATTGGAATCCAACAAGTGAGATAGGTGAAAACTACAATAGATAGAGTTTTTGCTGCTTTTCTCTCAGTCTTATTCACCTGTACAGTTTTAACACCAGACTGGGTGGCAGGCTCTTTTGAAAATACCTTTCTGGCCTGTGATCTGGCGACCAAAAATATTTTCAAATAAAGTGTTATAATAATAGAGCACGGGACAATCATTGTAATTACAAGGTCAATGATGCTAATCCATTTAAATTCTTGAACAATAAAACATTCTTCAAAACACCTTTTAGGTACTTCTACATTTACAGTTATTTTTATAAAAGCTGCATTGTATATGATACAACAAAACCATATAATGGATATAGAACATGTAattcttgttattgttattttagagTGGTAAAATAAGGGATCACACACAGCAACATAGCGGTCAATGGATATCAATACCAAATTGCCGAGAGATATGGATAGAATTAAATAACTGATGTAAGCataaaacacacagaaatatttcCCCAAAAACCAGCATGATTCCATTATTGCTACGGTCCCTACTGGTATCACAATCAGTCCCACCAGGACATCtgccagagccagagagaggatGAGCAGGTTGGTTGGAGTGTGGAGCTGCTTGAAGTGAGAGACGGAGATGACCACCAATATGTTCAAAAAGACTGTAACCGCTGCAATCGATAAGAAGAatatgtacagtgttatgtaaATAGATGTTGATAGCAAAACCTTTCTGCAAGAAGAGTTATGTCCTGGAAAACAGTATTGAGCATCTTCGTGTTCCTCCATTTGTAATAAAGGATAAAAATGCTGAGGTCCTGCTCTTGCTTAGTCCTGTGTGTGACTGTCAGGTCAGCCTTCTGACAAACTCTGAGCTCTGCCTCTCTATTTATCCCTGAGTGACAAACATACCATCCCCCTCCTCAGAGTATctctgcacacacaaacaccaccaaAGCATACAGTGttaggaaatgtaaaacttgtattTGAGGTTTGAAaaagcttctgaagtttgtaatttgtAATTACAAATGGCTGATGCTCCAgaaactcaactagtctaaagaaggccagttttattgcttctttaatcaggacaacagttttcagctgtgctaacatcattgcaaaagggttttctaatgatcaattagccttttaaaatgataaactttgattaggtaacacaacttgccattggaacacaggagagatggttgctgataattggcctctgtacacctatgtagatattccattaaaaatcagccatttccagctacaatagtcatttacaacattaacaatgtctacactgtatttctgatcaagttgatcttattttaatggacaaagaatgtgattttctttcaaaaacaaggacatttctaagtgaccccaaacttctgaatggtagtgtatatttgggcactgcgtctcagtgctagaggcgtcactggcccagcatcgtccgtgtTAGTCtttggccgggttaggccgtcattgtaaataagaatttgctcttaactgacttgtcttgttaaataagggttaaataaataaacagtgttggaaaaagtactcaattgccATACTTGGGTAAAAGTTAAAATACCTTGATAAAAATGACTCACCTAAAATTGAAAGTCACccggtaaaatactacttgagtcaaataaattatatatttggttttaaatatacttaagtatcaaaagtaaatgcaatTGCACAAATATACTGAAGTAAAAGTGTAAATATTTTCAAATTCCCTATATTAACGAAAACcaaacggcaccattttcttgttttttgttattgacggatagccaggggcacacaccaacactcagacataatttacaaccgAAGCAtttttgtttagtgagtccgccagatcagaggcagtagagatgacaagggatgttctcttgataagtgtgtgaattggaccattttcatgtcaaaatgtaacaagtacctttgagtgtcagggaaaatgtatggagtaaaaagtacatacttttctttaggaatgtaatgaataaatagtaaaatacagataccccccaaaaaatactttagtagtactttaaagtatttttacttaagtactttacaccactgtaaaaaaataaatatgttttttaaaatatattattgAATTGGGTCGTCAGATGCATGGGGGGTCTTGTTTGTAATTTGTGATCTTCTGAAGTCCCTTCCGTACAGATGAGTAGTTGTTGGTGGAGAATTGTTTTTCTAGCAGCTCCTTATATTGTCGTTTGGCTTCCATTCTGTTTGTTCAGTAGGTGTTTTGCCACCATGTATTGGTCATTGTTCCCGCTCCTATGTGCCCCTTACTTGGCAGAGTGAGGTCCTCTCACCTCTGCATTGAACCAGGATTTATGATTGTTGAATGTGACAAAAGTGCTGGTTGGAATGCAGTTTTCCTCGCAGACACTGATGTAAGATGTTTCCCTGTCTGTGTAGTCATGTATATTGGTATTGTCTTCTTTGAAAATGCCCTAATTGTTGGAGTCCAGGCAGTCCTCTAAAACCTCGTGGCTGACATCCTTGTAGGGATTTTCAACTAAACTGTAATTGCTATGCCCTGCTAAAAGACAGTATAATGAGGGCAATGAAGATTAGGCTAGTAAACCTTTATATCCACGTAAAGGTGGAGAACTGTAGAATATAATGGACTGGTCCATATTTGTGTGATACTTACTGAATTGTCACAGCACAGGCTCAAATACATCACACTCATCTGTTATTGTTTTTTCATCTGGCTGTTCAACCTTTGAATCCTTTAACTTAATAGGggatgctgttttcactttgggaaaaaatcgtgcccaaattaaatggcctcgtactctgttctagatcatacaatatgcatattattattactattggatagaaaacactctgaagtttctaaaactgtttgaattatatatgtgagtaaaacagaactcatttgtcagcaaacttccaaacaggaagtgaaaattctgaaaatggggctctgtgtcagggcctgcctattcaactggcttatatttatggatctgtatgcacttcatacgccttccactagatgtcaacaggcagtagaatgttgaatggggtgtctagcttgatctgagaccgaatgagagcttttggagtgacaggtccgctcttttgtcagtattcaactgcgcaccagggaagctaacattgtcttctgaaatgcgttacgtatacacgacgaaatgctccggctctgattttattggatacatatgagaaaaacatcctaaagta
Coding sequences within it:
- the LOC120043538 gene encoding trace amine-associated receptor 13c-like; protein product: MEEHEDAQYCFPGHNSSCRKVLLSTSIYITLYIFFLSIAAVTVFLNILVVISVSHFKQLHTPTNLLILSLALADVLVGLIVIPVGTVAIMESCWFLGKYFCVFYAYISYLILSISLGNLVLISIDRYVAVCDPLFYHSKITITRITCSISIIWFCCIIYNAAFIKITVNVEVPKRCFEECFIVQEFKWISIIDLVITMIVPCSIIITLYLKIFLVARSQARKETKVQIPAVTEA